A region of Bombus huntii isolate Logan2020A chromosome 15, iyBomHunt1.1, whole genome shotgun sequence DNA encodes the following proteins:
- the LOC126873952 gene encoding ADP-ribosylhydrolase ARH3-like isoform X1, with amino-acid sequence MAKMDLSLLKSKFRGTMLGALIGDCTGSPYDSGDQLTSGMKLVLQKSFNKLEGPPFKAPVMQFTDDSAMTYSLAKSLVDQKELDVVDVAKRFVKSYYQEPNRGYGMGVVTVFQKLRGNKFADIVSPAKEQFNGQGSWGNGGAMRIAPIALFSYQNYDKLLDTVRKVTQITHTHKVGIDGAILQATAIYQSLHLNPNEELNVTNFIDDLIHKMDQIEKDEEGLGLSEPQPYKVQLCMVKSLISEGSEGSHDEKVIQKLGNSVAALYSVPTAIFCFLRAQKPITGIQTDNPFRRAVQYAISLGGDTDTIGSMTGAIAGAYYGEEKISSNLLQHCEASEEFRILGDKLLELSITQ; translated from the exons ATGGCAAAAATGGATTTATCATTATTAAAAAGCAAATTTCGCGGTACAATGCTTGGTGCTTTAATCGGCGATTGCACTGGTAGCCCTTATGATAGCGGCGATCAGTTAACAAGCGGCATGAAATTAGTTTTACAAAAATCATTTAATAAACTGGAAGGTCCACCATTCAAAg CACCTGTCATGCAGTTTACAGATGATTCTGCTATGACTTACTCTTTGGCTAAATCTCTGGTTGACCAGAAGGAATTAGACGTTGTTGATGTTGCAAAAAGATTTGTTAAAAGTTATTACCAAGAACCTAATCGAGGCTATGGTATGGGTGTTGTAACG GTATTTCAAAAATTACGGGGTAACAAATTTGCAGACATTGTAAGTCCAGCCAAAGAGCAGTTTAATGGACAAGGGTCATGGGGAAATGGTGGTGCAATGAGAATTGCACCTATTGCACTATTCTCATATCAAAACTATGATAAACTTTTAGATACAGTTAGGAAAGTGACTCAGATTACTCATACTCATAAAGTTGGAATAGATGGAGCTATTTTGCAA gCAACAGCAATTTATCAAAGTCTGCATTTAAATCCAAATGAAGAATtaaatgtaacaaattttattgatGATTTGATTCATAAAATGGACCAAATAGAAAAAGATGAAGAAGG ATTAGGTTTGTCAGAACCGCAACCATACAAAGTACAGCTATGTATGGTAAAATCACTAATATCTGAAGGTAGTGAAGGCTCACACGATGAAAAAGTGATACAAAAGTTGGGAAATAGTGTTGCAGCTTTGTATTCAGTACCTACtgcaatattttgttttttaagaGCACAAAAACCAATCACGGGTATACAGACAGATAATCCTTTCAGAAGAGCAGTTCAATATGCt ATCAGTTTAGGTGGTGATACAGATACCATTGGTAGTATGACTGGAGCGATAGCCGGTGCATATTatggagaagaaaaaattagtAGTAATCTTTTACAGCATTGTGAAGCCTCAGAGGAATTTCGGATTTTAGGCGATAAACTACTTGAATTGTCGATAACGCAATAg
- the LOC126873950 gene encoding rabenosyn-5, protein MAGCEEVLEGFICPICMTDFKAPNQLTKHFEDFHKDDPEILKSLKDLFGKAKKKILKQDEMSDSFANSIPSTTRQRSPELNWGPQEIGAMTSHTNYFKEVRNMRLERYSTETNKLLIRLDKLLNNLPSDPVDRKVHERTIVPWIDEKDVKLCPTCAKSFHVARRKHHCRLCGAVMCHNCTIFLSLQDARKMTSPVSVQDDSAVSPTSERPISERLVRAGIGLTKLARSPSSGSLNSVLSLVNDSTGSEQHFRICTHCANLLDAREKQKAKHFDKPIVCQFYEKLRAYMEEASQHVKMYNKMWESLNEGESTYNLEDAQALRNKIAKLGENIDLISKRISVLGMRCVENPPQDQELRLHHMVRVSAMIFLKEELLSVQALPSEERYAELQKERQRRIEARIAYERQLEEEQRERPKEQRKRETWNLEVRPIMKENQPNVVLDQSQGWGPSSVTPIMPSSMDPIIEQMSNLRAYIKQAKADCRYDEVATLERNLKELQSAYFTMRESNNSDG, encoded by the exons atgGCTGGCTGCGAGGAAGTATTAGAAGGATTTATTTGTCCAATATGTATGACCGATTTCAAAGCACCTAATCAATTAACGAAACATTTCGAGGATTTTCATAAAGATGATCCAGAAATTTTGAAGTCGCTTAAAG atCTTTTTGGTAAGGCTAAAAAGAAGATTTTAAAGCAAGATGAAATGTCAGATTCCTTTGCAAATAGTATACCATCAACTACTAGGCAACGTAGCCCAGAACTTAATTGGGGACCTCAAGAAATAG GTGCAATGACGTCACATACAAACTACTTTAAAGAAGTAAGAAATATGAGATTGGAGCGTTACTCTACAGAAACAAATAAACTTCTCATAAGACTAGacaaattattaaacaatttaccaTCTGATCCAGTTGATAGAAAAg TTCATGAACGCACCATTGTGCCGTGGATAGATGAAAAAGATGTAAAATTATGCCCTACTTGTGCAAAAAGTTTTCATGTCGCAAGAAGAAAACATCATTGTAGACTTTGTGGAGCTGTTATGTGTCACAATTGTACAATATTTCTATCTTTACAAGATGCAA GAAAAATGACAAGTCCTGTTTCTGTACAAGATGATTCAGCAGTATCTCCTACTTCCGAACGACCAATTTCGGAACGTTTAGTACGTGCGGGTATTGGTCTTACAAAATTGGCGAGGTCACCATCCAGTGGTAGTTTAAATAGTGTACTATCCTTGGTTAACGATTCAACAGGTAGTGAGCAGCATTTTAGAATTTGTACGCACTGTGCGAATCTGCTTGATGCGAGAGAAAAACAAAAAGCAAAACATTTTGATAAACCAATAGTATGCCAATTTTATGAAAAGCTGAGGGCATATATGGAAGAAGCTTCGCAACACGTGAAAATGTACAACAAAATGTGGGAATCCTTAAA TGAGGGGGAATCCACATATAATTTAGAAGATGCTCAAGCTTTGAGAAATAAGATCGCAAAGTTAGGCGAGAATATAGATTTAATTAGCAAAAGAATTTCAGTACTCGGAATGAGATGCGTAGAAAATCCTCCGCAGGATCAAGAACTTCGATTGCATCATATGGTTAGAGTGTCTGCGATGATCTTTTTGAAAGAAGAATTATTGAGCGTGCAAGCTTTACCTTCAGAAGAGAGATACGCGGAATTACAGAAGGAACGACAAAGACGTATAGAAGCTAGAATTGCGTATGAAAGACAATTAGAAGAAGAACAAAGAGAAAGACCGAAAGAGCAACGTAAAAGGGAGACATGGAACCTCGAAGTTCGACCCATTATGAAAGAAAATCAG CCAAATGTGGTACTAGATCAATCACAAGGTTGGGGTCCATCTAGTGTCACTCCCATAATGCCATCTTCTATGGATCCTATAATTGAGCAAATGAGTAATCTTCGAGCTTACATTAAGCAAGCTAAAGCAGATTGCAGATATGATGAGGTtgcaacgttagaacgtaatctTAAAGAGCTCCAAAGCGCCTACTTCACAATGAGAGAAAGTAATAACAGTGATGGATAA
- the LOC126873952 gene encoding ADP-ribosylhydrolase ARH3-like isoform X2, with the protein MTYSLAKSLVDQKELDVVDVAKRFVKSYYQEPNRGYGMGVVTVFQKLRGNKFADIVSPAKEQFNGQGSWGNGGAMRIAPIALFSYQNYDKLLDTVRKVTQITHTHKVGIDGAILQATAIYQSLHLNPNEELNVTNFIDDLIHKMDQIEKDEEGLGLSEPQPYKVQLCMVKSLISEGSEGSHDEKVIQKLGNSVAALYSVPTAIFCFLRAQKPITGIQTDNPFRRAVQYAISLGGDTDTIGSMTGAIAGAYYGEEKISSNLLQHCEASEEFRILGDKLLELSITQ; encoded by the exons ATGACTTACTCTTTGGCTAAATCTCTGGTTGACCAGAAGGAATTAGACGTTGTTGATGTTGCAAAAAGATTTGTTAAAAGTTATTACCAAGAACCTAATCGAGGCTATGGTATGGGTGTTGTAACG GTATTTCAAAAATTACGGGGTAACAAATTTGCAGACATTGTAAGTCCAGCCAAAGAGCAGTTTAATGGACAAGGGTCATGGGGAAATGGTGGTGCAATGAGAATTGCACCTATTGCACTATTCTCATATCAAAACTATGATAAACTTTTAGATACAGTTAGGAAAGTGACTCAGATTACTCATACTCATAAAGTTGGAATAGATGGAGCTATTTTGCAA gCAACAGCAATTTATCAAAGTCTGCATTTAAATCCAAATGAAGAATtaaatgtaacaaattttattgatGATTTGATTCATAAAATGGACCAAATAGAAAAAGATGAAGAAGG ATTAGGTTTGTCAGAACCGCAACCATACAAAGTACAGCTATGTATGGTAAAATCACTAATATCTGAAGGTAGTGAAGGCTCACACGATGAAAAAGTGATACAAAAGTTGGGAAATAGTGTTGCAGCTTTGTATTCAGTACCTACtgcaatattttgttttttaagaGCACAAAAACCAATCACGGGTATACAGACAGATAATCCTTTCAGAAGAGCAGTTCAATATGCt ATCAGTTTAGGTGGTGATACAGATACCATTGGTAGTATGACTGGAGCGATAGCCGGTGCATATTatggagaagaaaaaattagtAGTAATCTTTTACAGCATTGTGAAGCCTCAGAGGAATTTCGGATTTTAGGCGATAAACTACTTGAATTGTCGATAACGCAATAg
- the LOC126873953 gene encoding protein Tube, translated as MSQSTICFDTEIRKLRPAELYKLGQILSIQDSWKKLMAIIPKDNGSNLPKFNVEHFSMIEQAAQQGNAAELFLSEWGTIGKRRPTLGYLLSLLTKAQLFRAADYVAGELLNEELPKRPQYGPAAPVDISNEIKKLLEDKEELENFNFNESLIFELPTQVDDNETVNPNVMNDGSLERNMQSTQLISSKGKHNKKQLENDEGTLNAQMSDLMKFSSEENVQECRKQEQVLKQQEISSGELPVLLNQFGQSAEQMKLYQEVLSKELPVFLNNTISSNEILTNYETKDSLHLSSRNIDENEISSTELPQCIVDLRYSDSTCSLENNTNVVQNALSSKELPVTVLEYNE; from the exons ATGTCGCAAAGTACAATTTGCTTCGACACAGAGATACGAAAATTAAGGCCTGCGGAATTATATAAACTGGGACAAATATTAAGTATACAGGATTCATGGAAAAAGTTAATGGCAATTATACCAAAGGATAATGGTTCTAATCTGCCAAAATTTAATGTTGAACATTTTAG TATGATTGAGCAAGCTGCACAGCAAGGAAATGCAgcagaattatttttatcagagTGGGGGACAATTGGTAAAAGGAGACCAACATTGGGTTATTTATTAAGCCTTTTAACAAAAGCTCAGTTATTTAGAGCTGCAGATTATGTTGCTGGAGAACTACTAAatg aggAACTTCCAAAACGGCCACAATACGGACCTGCAGCACCTGTAGATATCtctaacgaaataaagaaattattggAAGATAAGGAGGaacttgaaaattttaattttaatgaatctTTGATATTTGAATTACCTACACAAGTTGATGACAATGAAACAGTTAATCCTAATGTAATGAATGATGGTTCTTTGGAAAGAAATATGCAGTCAACACAATTGATTTCTTCAAAAGGGAAACACAACAAAAAGCAATTAGAAAATGATGAAGGAACATTAAATGCACAAATGTCAGATTTGATGAAATTTAGTAGTGAAGAAAACGTACAAGAATGTAGAAAACAAGAACAAGTACTCAAGCAACAAGAAATATCATCTGGTGAATTGCCAGTTCTTTTAAATCAGTTTGGACAATCTGCagaacaaatgaaattatatcaAGAAGTATTATCAAAAGAACTTCCTGTATTTTTGAATAATACAATTTcgtcaaatgaaattttaaccAATTACGAAACAAAGGATTCATTACATTTATCCAGTAGAAATATTGATGAAAACGAAATATCTTCTACCGAATTACCGCAATGTATTGTTGATCTTCGTTACTCTGATAGTACATGCAGTCTCGAAAATAACACGAATGTAGTGCAAAATGCATTGAGCTCGAAAGAATTACCAGTTACAGTACTAGAATATAATGAATAA